The Coregonus clupeaformis isolate EN_2021a unplaced genomic scaffold, ASM2061545v1 scaf5070, whole genome shotgun sequence genome contains the following window.
caacgtttgtttttatggagattgcatggcggtgtgctcgatttgtatacacctgtcagcaacgggtgtggctgaaatggccgaaTCCACAAATGTgaaagtgtccacatacttttgtgtatatgtaATGTAGATCACACATTGTTAATGGAATAACGCTTTACACAAAGGTAAAAAGTTAGATCATTAGCATAAGAGCAAATTACCACATtcgttatttaacctttatttaacaagaacaaattcttatttacaatgacggcctacccctggccaaacccggacgacgctgggccaattgtgcgccgaaaCACGTCAAACCAAAAACACGTCAGCCCACACAAATCAAAACCTGATTTTAATATCATTCAAAGGTCTCTTCAGCGCTCCAACGGCATAACGACAGCCTTAAATGTTTAACTTCAGTCAGTTGGCTTGCCCGGGTTGAGACTTGAGAAAGTAGCAGCGCTTCAGTGTTAAGCGTgcagcccaaatggcaccccatgggccctggtcaatagtagtgcactataaagggaatagggcatGTTTGCTGAGATTTAATGAAAAGTAGTCCCCTCggcaacaacaaacaacaaatgtCTCTTTCTGCCGGTGAACGTTGACTTTCACATAGATTTACCCCATATCATTATAGATCCAATTATAAGACTATCATTATCAAAATCATCTGTGCAGGATAGAGGgaagactaggtgaaaaataaaacaacaaaaacgaccATAGTTCCCAATATATAAGTGTTATTTTGATAGACATACTTTATTCAAATCAAACTAATAAAATAAAGTGAATATATCACTGCTAACAGAATTTGATCCATTTGAAACCCTAGATAGAACACATCAGGAGATTATTATCACTATAAATCCATCACAAATCAACAACTGGCACCTTGCTTGGTAGAGTCAAGACACTTAGACCGTTCAGAAATAAAACCACTTCCAAATAAACAATGAAACATATATACACATTTATTAATTCTGAGGTATGGTGTTTTGGATCAGGGAGTGGGTGTAGCTATAGGTTACAtcctaaacggcaccctattccctatgtagtgcactactttagaccagagaatggcaccctattccctatatagtgcactacttttgaccggagccctatgggccatggttgaaagtagtgcactacatagggaatagactTCTATTTGGGATGCCAGCCAGTCTAGCCGATAGCCGTCCTCAGCTGAGATAAATGAAGACGACGGACTGGATGGGCTCCCTGCAGACTGGACACAGCTTGTTCctcttcttcagtttcttggcgCAGGTGTAACAGGCCATGAGGTGTCCGGTGCGTCCGTGTACAATGCAGCCGTTCTTGGGCCTGGTCTGACAGATGACGCAGGGCTCCAGGCAGCTGGCGGGGAGGTGAGCCTCCTGGCTGTTGAAGCGCTCCAGGTCTGGTGCCATCACTTCCTGGCTGAAGGGGGCGCTAGAGGACGAGCCTGAGCCTACACcactggaagaagaagaagaggtggaGGGCTGGGAGGAGCAGGCTGACTCTTTGGAATCGGGGCCAGAGACGGACACCAATTCCTGGGAGTCTTTGAGGAGGGGAAGGGGCGACTGGGCTCTCTTCCCGTCTGGGACATCCAGTCCTTCAGCCTCGGTCTCGTCTGTCTCTGTCGGGCCTGGGGAAAGCTTGGGGGACGAAGGTTTgaggttggtggtggtggtggtggtgatagcagAGTTGCTGTCAGACTGGGGAAACCAGTCCTTTCTTAGCTTCCAGCAGCGGTTGCAGTTACGGGGCAGGGGAGGGTTCAACTCCTCACACTTCGAGCACTTCCAGTAGTCCTGAAACACAACAGACGACACCGCTAGATTAGACAGACGACACCGCTAGATTAGACAGACGACACCGCTAGATTAGACAGACGACACCGCT
Protein-coding sequences here:
- the LOC123490848 gene encoding E3 ubiquitin-protein ligase Mdm2-like codes for the protein RCRLSNLAVSSVVFQDYWKCSKCEELNPPLPRNCNRCWKLRKDWFPQSDSNSAITTTTTTNLKPSSPKLSPGPTETDETEAEGLDVPDGKRAQSPLPLLKDSQELVSVSGPDSKESACSSQPSTSSSSSSGVGSGSSSSAPFSQEVMAPDLERFNSQEAHLPASCLEPCVICQTRPKNGCIVHGRTGHLMACYTCAKKLKKRNKLCPVCREPIQSVVFIYLS